In the Bacillus sp. FJAT-42376 genome, TCCATCTATTGCCGAACCCCGCTTTTCAACAAACTAAATGTAAACTTGGCTGCTTGCTGCCGGGAGGCGGTCACTTATCCTTGAGCTGCAGCGAGCATTCTCCCCTGTCCCGCTGCTCCCCTCGATTCTGATCCCTTCCTCTCCAATCAGCAACTGTTTTTTTAAAAGTATCAGCTTAATGCTTTAGCATTGCCTGACGAAATTACCGTTTCACCAATGTAACCCCTTCTTTTTTCCAAACATAGCCGATCCCCTGTTTAAATGAGGAAAATGCTTTTGTTGAAAAACCATAGCCTCTGGATATCATCTGCTGGGCCATTCCGGGCTTCAGCCCCACACAAATGGCCTCTGTTCCCATAAGCTTCAGGGCTTCCATTAATTGTTCAAGCTTGTATATGACCGATTCATCAGGGACGGAATACATTTCCGAAAAATCAAACAGCATATGCTCTGCCTGATTCTTCCCGGAAAACAATAAAATCTTTTCGGTCATATGTTCAATCCTTTGTTCAGATAAAAAGCCGGTAACAGCGACCAGAAAAGTCCGCTCCAGCATCGTTCCTATTATAGGAGTATATAATTCTTCCATCATTTCTCTTCCGGAGCGCAGCTCATTTTCGTAATCGGTTACATCTTTCCATGTTAGAATAAAACCCCTGTTCTCAGGAAGGCGGTCGACTACAATCCGGGCTGAAAATGTCTGAAAAAGCTGGATGGAGGATGTGTAGGGCAGCGGACCATTTTCTATTTTATCAATTTGTTCAGGTGAATGG is a window encoding:
- a CDS encoding STAS domain-containing protein; protein product: MMLQKDYILGVNPFELLNSVGEALILTDNELNIIWFNEYSANLLNTIAPHMKLPAGDSFLGMNLKSFHSPEQIDKIENGPLPYTSSIQLFQTFSARIVVDRLPENRGFILTWKDVTDYENELRSGREMMEELYTPIIGTMLERTFLVAVTGFLSEQRIEHMTEKILLFSGKNQAEHMLFDFSEMYSVPDESVIYKLEQLMEALKLMGTEAICVGLKPGMAQQMISRGYGFSTKAFSSFKQGIGYVWKKEGVTLVKR